The genomic window AGGTTTTAGGTTTGCGAGAGTATTTCCGGCATCGTTTTTCTTCTTACTGATCAAAGTAGCCCGGTTGATCGATGTCTTGCAGAAGCCCTGCGTGCGTTGGCTCCCAACCGAGCACCTCGCGCGTGTGTCTGCTTGAAGCCGGCATGTCCGCTGCTGCGAAATCTCCAAACCAGCCGAAATGTTCGCGCGTGCGTGACTCCACGGGAATGCCGAGCCTGCGGCCGATCACTTCGGCAATGTCCCTGAACGCAACGCCTTCGTCGGCGGTGGCGTGATAGGCACGTTCCGTCACGCCGTGCTCCAGCGCCAGGCGATAGAGACGCGCGGCATCCTGAACGTGAACACCGGGCCAGCGGTTGAGGCCTTCACCGATGTAGGCGGACACGCCTGTCTCGCGCGCGATGCGGATCAGGATCGGAATGAAGCCGTGATCGCCGAGGCCGTGAACGGACGGAGCCAACCGCACCGTCGCTGCGTGCACGCCGCGCGCCGCCAGCGCCTGCGCGGTGGCTTCCGATTTGCGCGGCATGGAGGGGTGGGGGGTCGGCATGTCCGCTTCGGTTGCAACGCGGCCCGGCGCCAGCATCGCCACGCCGGATGTGACCAAAAGCGGCCGGTCCGATCCTTCGAGCGTGCTGCCGAGCGTTTCGATCGCGCGGCGATCCTGTTCGGAGTTCTCCGCGAATTTCGAGAAATCGTGATTGAAGGCGGTGTGGATCACCGCGTCGGCCTCGGCTGCGGCGCGCTTCAACACGTCGAGATTATCGAGCGTGCCGTGCAGCACCGTTGCACCGGTGGCCGCAAGCGCAGCCGCCTTGTTGTCGGATCGAACGAGCCCTGTCACCCGATGGCCCGCGCCGATCAATTGTTTCACGACGGCCGAGCCGACCCAGCCTGTCGCGCCAGTAATAAAGACATGCACCGTTTCGTTCTCCTCAGTTCTGCAGTGCAAGGTATCGGGCATCGCTGTTATGCTGGTAAAGTAGTGACGTTATCATGGTATAAGAACTAACAGGATGGCCGCCTTGGCAGACAGCGCTTCACTCGGCTCTTACCTCAAGGATCGCCGCTTGCGGCTCGATCCGGTGGCGCTCGGTTTTTCAACGAGCCGCAGACGCACGCCGGGCCTGCGTCGCGAAGAGGTCGCTCAACGCGCCAACATCAGCGCCACCTGGTACACATGGCTTGAGCAGGGGCGCGGCGGCGCGCCATCGGCCCATGTGCTGGACCGCATCGCGCAGGCGTTGATGCTGACCGATGCCGAGCGCGAGCATGTCTTTATTCTCGGCCTCGGCCGCGCGCCTGACATTCGCTATCAATCCAATGGCGGCGTGACGCCACGATTGCAGCGCGTGCTCGATGCGATGGACGCGACGCCGGCCATCGTGCGAACGGCGACGTGGGACATCGTCGCGTGGAATCGTGCGGCAACGGTGGTGCTATCTGATTACGATGCGCTACCCCCAAAGGAGCGCAATGTGTTGCGCCTGATGTTCCTGCATCCGCACGTGCGCGCGGCGCAATTTCATTGGGAGAGTGTCGCGCGCTTTGTGGTGGCTGTGTTCAGGGCCGACGCGGCGCGGGCAGGCGCAGCGGACATCATGAAGCCTCTCGTAGACGAGCTCTGCCAGGCGAGCCCGGAATTCGCGGCGATGTGGCGTGACAATGACGTGCGCGGTTTTGGTGAAGGCGTGAAGCGGCTCCGCCATCCTGAATTGGGCGAACTTTCGCTGGAATATTCCGCGTTCGCCGTTGATGGACGGCCGGACCTTGCGATGCTGGTCTATAACCCGGTGGGGGCGGATGACGTGGACCGTATCCGGTCACTGATCGCAGCCAGAGAGGATGCCGCAAAGAAGCCTTGACGGGCTCAGCATCTGGAAATCGCAGTCAGTGTGTCCTACATGACGGACCATGTCGGACGGACGCGCTCTCGAAGATTTTATCCATCAGCATCGACGTCTTTTTGTGCTCACCGGGGCAGGGTGCAGCACGAATTCGGGGATTCCCGATTATCGCGACAGCCACGGCAACTGGAAGCGCACGCCGCCCATCACCTACCAGTCCTTCATGGGTGCGGAGGCGAACCGGCAGCGCTATTGGGCGCGGAGCCTGATCGGTTGGCAGCGTTTCGGCCGCGCTCAGCCCAATGGCGCGCACCGTGCGCTGGCTAATCTTGAAGCGAGAGGCGGTTGCGAGATTCTTCTCACGCAAAATGTCGACCGGCTGCATCAGGTGGCCGGTCATCGCGACGTCATCGATCTGCATGGGCGGCTCGATGTGATCCGCTGCATGGTGTGCGGCGTGAGGAGCCCGCGTGACGAATTCCAGACCGCTCTCGCGCGTTGGAACGGCACGTGGCTTGAGCTGGACGGACGCGATGCGCCGGACGGCGATGCGGACCTCGATCATGAGGACTTCTCGTCCTTCACCGTGCCGCCTTGCGCCTCGTGTGGCGGCATTCTCAAGCCCGACGTCGTGTTCTTCGGCGAGACCGTTCCGCGCGAGACGGTCGAGTCTGCAAAAGCTCATATGGACAATGCCGACGGGATGCTGATCGTCGGCTCGTCGCTGATGGTCTATTCCGGCTTTCGCTTCGTTCGAATGGCGGCTCAGCGCGGCATCCCGATTGCGGCGGTCAATCTCGGCCGCACCCGCGGCGACGATCTTTTGTCATTGAAGGTCGAAGACCAGTGCGAGGCCGCGCTCTCCTTTCTGCTGTGAGATCTTTCGAAGGTCTATTGATGCCTCGGATCGAAATTCAAACAGCAGTTGATCGAATTGCTGCGGCAAGTGTCCGCAGGGAATTGCGGGCAAGCCGGTCCGACACGCTCGAATAGAGGATGACATCGCGCGCGGGCAAGGGCGGAAGATTGAGCCGCGCGCTGAGATCCACGGTTCCTGCTGGTGCCACACGCCGGCCAAGCGCGGCAATTGCAAGCCCTGCCGACACGGCGGCCCCGATCGTACCGATGCCGCCACCCACGAAAACTTCTGTCCAGGCGACACCTGCCGCATCAAGGGCGTCGACGGCCATGCTGCGCACGCTACACGGCGCGGCTTGCGTCGCGAGTCTCAAAGGTTCACCGACGTGATGCTCGAAGTCGGGCAGGCCCATCCAGCCAAATTCTTCTTCGAGAACGATCTCGCCGCCATCGCGGCGATTGTCGTGACGCAAGACAACGGCTGCGTCGAGCAGTCCGCGATCGAATGCATCGACGAGATCCCGTGAGGTGGAAATTCGCATTTCCATCACGACGCCGGGTTCTGAACCGTTGACCTGCTTCAAGAGGCGCGGCAACTCGGCTCCAACGATATGGTGGCTCATGCCGACGACGAGACGGCGATGCTCGGATTCGAAAGATCCGACGGCGCCTTGATGTGCAGCCACAAGTGACCGCGCCGGCTCAAGAAAGGTCAGCCCTTCCGCCGACAAACGGACAAGACGCGACGTACGTTCAAGTAGCCGTCGGCCAAGTCCGGCCTCCAGACGTTTGATCTTGAGACTGATCGCCGACTGCGTGGTGTCGAGCGCCTCCGCCGCACGGGTGAAGCTCTTGAGATCTGCGACGAGGACGAAGGCCTGCACGGCTTCGATATCCAACGCTTTCATCGGCCATCCATTTCAAATCGAAATCATTGAAATATCATTTCATATGATTTTCCAATGATCAATGCCGCCCTATGGTGGAGTCCTCATGACTGAAGCTTTGGCGAGAGCGGGCGACGTGCGGCCCAGAGCCAGGCACAGAAAGAAAAGGGCCCATCATGATCATGGCTCACTATGCCCACCGTCTGCCGGCAAGTCTGGACGTCGGGCAGATCCGTGCGCGCGCCAAGGAGCGGGGGCCGCTTTGGGATGTGATCCCTGAACTGTACTTCAAGGGATTCTTGCTCCGCGAGAAGGGGCGATACGGCGCTATCGCTCACAATTACTCGTCGTTTTATCTCTGGCGGCAGGATGACGCGTTTCGCGATTTCCTGGCGGCCGGCCGCTACAAGACAGTCACCGATGCTTTTGGGCGCGCGGACATCGAGACGCGCTTTGTGTTGGATGCATGCAAGGGCAATGGCCGCAGTGCTCGCTTTGCTTTCAAGGAAGAGCTCAACATTCCCCTCGATGATGACCTGACGAGAGCTTTCGAATGGGCTATCGCGCGCAACCGGGAAGCGGCGATGCAGCCGGGCACGATTGCTGCTGCGATCGGAGTCGATCCACAGAACTGGAGGTTCACACACATCATTCTGACTGAAAACGCACCGTCAGGGAGTGAGACGGGGACAGGCTATGAGGTGCTTTATCTGGCAAAGCCTTTGCTGGAAACGCTCGCGGAGGGGGAGGCCGCGTGAGCCATCCTTTCGCAGATGAGCGCATTGCTCGCAGGCCCGTGCAGTTCAGTCCTGTAGACGACTTGCCGTCGGAACAAAGCGAAATCGCCGCCTACATGCTCGGTATGCTCGCGACCTCTGCGTTGATCATCGGGCTGACATACGCCGCGATCGGACTGGGGCGGGTGTTGTCCTGATCTGAGGGCTCGGCACGGTTTTCAAAGGACGTTGCCAACGTTGGTCGTGAGGCTTGTGCTGGGGCCGGGGCGTGTGCTTGATCGAACAATGAAGCAGGCTCTCCTTGTTGTCGATGTTCAGCCCAGTTTTTCTGTCCCGACGGAGATCGTGCAGGGTATCAGCGAGTTGGCCCGCATGCTTCCAAGTGTGGCGACGGTTGAACGGCATGATGAATCCATCACGCCATTCGAACGCCAGCTTGGATGGAGGCCGGGACCAGCGGATGACAGTCTTGTCCCCACTGATCGCACTTTCATCAAGCACGGATATCTGCCACCTGTGGCGGCTATCGGCTATCTTCGCGATTTGCAGGTGGACCGCGTGCTGGTTTGCGGCATTCAGACCGAGACGTGCGTTCTTGCTGCGGGCTTCGCGCTCTTCGATGCCGGCTTACATCCGACGCTTCTGAAATGGTTGACCGTTGGTTCATCACTCGATCGCTCGGGTGAACTGGGGGCGAGGTTGTGGGAGCACCACTTTGGCAGCGTTCTATTGAGTCCTGATCAACTTAGCCTGGGCTGATTTGCGAGCGCCGCTGTCGCCATCCGACGCGTCTCGCACAATTGAGCGAGCGTACATCACAATTCTCCCAAGCCTCTCTGGATTACCCACCATTCCCGCTTATCTTTGTGCAACACATTCAGTGTATTGGCACGCGGAGAGCAGGAGACCAGCATGGCGACGACGAGAGGCTTCACCGGGCGCCCGCGGGCGACGGACTTAAGCAGCCGCATTCCACCGGGACAGCATCTCGAAAAGGACTTTCCAGTGTTGAGCGCAGGACCCACGCCGCGCATCCGCATCGCGGACTGGACCTTCACGCTCAAGGTTGGGCCGCGACCGGTGAAGACCTGGAGCTGGACCGAATTCAACGCGTTGCCGATGACGCAGATGACACGTGACATTCACTGCGTCACCACCTGGAGCAAGCTCGACACCGTATGGGAAGGGGTGCTGGTCGACGACATCCTCAAAGCAGCTAGCATCGAAGCGCCGACGCCTTACGTTCTGGCGCATTCGTTCGATGGCTATTCCACCAACGTGCCGATGCAGGATCTTGCCGGCAAGGCGATGGTGGCGCTGCGCTTCGGCGGCGAGCCGCTGGACAGCGACCATGGCGGCCCGGCGCGGCTTTTGGTGCCGCATCTTTATTTCTGGAAGTCGGCCAAATGGCTCAACGGCCTCCAGTTCACGGAGCGCGATGAAGCAGGCTTCTGGGAGCTTCGTGGCTATCACATGTATGGTGACCCTTGGCGCGAGCAGCGCTACTCGGGAGATTGAGTTCACGAATGTCCGAAGGCTCCGTGCGCTGGCAGACCGCCACCGTCATCGATATCGTCGTGCGCACGCCGCGCATCAAAAGTTTTTTCCTGTCGCTCGAGCATCCGTTTGAATTCCAGGCGGGGCAGCATGTCGATATCCGGCTGACCGCGCCGGACGGCTATCAGGCGATGCGCAGTTACTCCATCGCGTCCGCTCCGGACCACGGCACCAGCATTGAACTCGCCGTCGAACGCCTCGATGACGGCGAGGTCTCGATGTTCATGCACGATGTCATTGTGCCGGGGGACGAGATCGAGGTGCGTGGTCCCTTAGGCGGACACTTTATATGGTCGGTCACCGATGGTGGTCCGCTGTTGTTGCTCGGTGGCGGGTCGGGCGTTGTCCCGCTGGTGTCGATGGTGCGCCATCTGAAAGCGGCCAACCTCGCAGGCTCCACCGTTCCGGTGCTTCTGCTGCTCTCGGCCCGCACGTGGGATGAGGCGCTGTTTCGCGATGAGCTGCTGGAGTTCAACAAGGAGATGAGCGGCTTCACATTCGTGTTGAACTTAACCCGCGAAGCCAGCGCCCGCGGGCAGGATTTCGGCCGGCGCATTGATGCGGCAATGGCGGCTGATGTGGTGAAACGTTTGCCGGGCCCGCCCGTTCATGTCTTTGTCTGCGGTTCAAATGCGTTCGTGAATGCGGCCGCGGACAGCGCGCTGGCGGCGGGCATTCCTGCTGAGACGATCCGCACCGAGCGCTACGGCGGCTGAAGGTGGTTGGAGCGGGAGTGGAGAGATCATGACAGAACAACTCGCTCCCACAATCGATCAGACCTCGCTGCCGCCGCCGGGCCGAACGACGCTTGCCGTCACCATCGGCAACATGCTCGAGTTCTATGATTTCATCACCTACAGCTTTTTCGCGATCCAGATCGGTCGCACGTTCTTCCCGATGCAGGGCGAGTACGGCAGCCTGATGCTGTCGCTGGCGACGTTCGGCGCGGGCTTCATCACCCGGCCGATCGGCGCGCTGGTGCTCGGCACTTATTCGGACCGCGTGGGCCGCAAGCCCGCGATGGTGCTGAGCTTCACCATGATGGGATCCGCCATCATCCTGCTGGCGCTGACGCCATCTTACGAGAGCATCGGCATTGCTGCGCCGATCCTCGCCATCATCGCGCGCATGGTGCAGGGCTTCTCGCTCGGCGGCGAAGTGGGCACGACCACGGCTTACCTTCTGGAGGCAGCGAAGCCGCATAGGCGAGGGTTGGCGGTGTCGTGGCAGCCGGCGAGCCAGCAGATCGCCGCGACGATTGGGGCGCTGGTCGGAACGATCCTTGCGGAAACCATGAGCAGCGCCGCGCTTGATGCTTACGGCTGGCGCATTGCGTTTCTGCTCGGCGCGGTCTGTCTGCCGTTCGGTTTGTGGATGCGCACGGGTCTGCCGGAAACGCTGCATCTGCAGGAGACCGAGTCCGTTTCGCAGCAGTCTGCAGGCAAACCACGCGGCACAGTGCGCACTCATCTGCGTCTTCTGATCCTCGGTCTGCTGGTTTTGGCGAGCGGCACCATCATCACCTACGTCACGCAATACATGACGACCTATGCCGAAAACACGCTGCATGTCCGGCCGGGGCTTGCGTTCGCCACCACTGTTTCGAGCAATGCGCTCGGCCTTGCGGGTGTGCTTTACGGCGGCTGGCTTGCGGATCGTTACGGCCGCTGGCCGATCATGGTGTGGCCGCAGCTAGTAGCATTGCTGATGACTTATCCGGTGTTCCTGTGGATCGTGAACACACAGAGCGCACTCGCGTTGCTGGGCGGCTTCGGCGTGTTATCGCTGATCGGCAGCATTCCCTACAGTGCGTTCTATGTGGCGCTGGCGGAAGGGCTGCCGAAGCACATTCGCGGCGGAGCGTTTGCGACGATTTATGCGATTGCCATTGCCGCGTTCGGCGGCACGGCGCAATTGGTGGTCACGTGGCTCATTCACGTCACCGGCAATGCGCTCGCGCCCGCCTGGTATTTGCTGTTTGCGACCGCCGTCGGCCTCGTTGCCATGGCCTTGATGCGTGAAACTGCGCCGGGAAGAAACGTTCGGCCGTCCTGACGCCTTATTTCCAGATCCAGATCAAGGGGATCAGGTCCCGTAAGGGAAGGCACCCGCGGCGAAACGCGGGTAAGTCGATACAGGTAAAGTAACTCTACGAAAGGTTGTGCTCAGATGGTTCCCGAGCTCACGGCATCGTGATCACGGCCGTGGGTCAATGGACCCCCGTGTATTCATGCATCGGGCTAAAGTGTTTTAGGCGGGGGATTGGAGACCAGTAAAGTACTCATCGCCAAAAAACCTGTGAATAGATTCAGATGAGGCTGTGACCAACTAAGCTCCGATTACGAGGACTTACTTTGTAACCAAGGGAGTACTAGTCATGGTGAAGCCGATTGATGGACAAGTCTTTGACCTGGTTAATTTGGAAAAGGAGATTGAAGCCCAAGTTCATAGTTTCTTGCCAGCTCGCGAGCCGCGCTCTTTGAACGTCGTGCACGCAAGGAATGGGGTGCCAACACGCACGATGCCCGATTACGTGCAGCATTGCGACGGTGCCACGGAAATCGGCAAACTTTCGGCTGAGGCCGTGGTCCGCGAATACGAGGCTGCGGCGAAAGAGATCGAAGGAATGGGCGCCGAGCTGATCGAACGCGTCAAGCAATGCGAGACGATGACCAAGAATGCGTTCGTGGCCACGGAGGAAATGAAGGAGACCGCAGCGCGATACCGCGAGGAGGCCCGGCGCATCTTCCTTGAGATTGAAAACTGCACGCGGATGACGGACGAGGTGCGCAAGACCTGCAACGATCTGAAGGAAAAGATCGCGCAGCCGACGCCGACTCCCGCAGCGTGAGCTGCGGTTGCCGTTCGGATCGCGCCGCTGTCTTTTGATCAAGCTGCAGTTTTGATCCGTTAGTGGATCTGCGCAGCGTCTTCTGCGGGCGGCAGGCCGAACAAGCAGGCCGAAGAAGCGGGTATATTTCCCGAGCGAACTGTGACGCGCTTTCGACGTCACGGGCGAGGGATGACGCGTTCACGGATTGGGAAATCCGCGGCATTAGCGCGCCCGGCTTTACGCTGTGCAGGCTGCAAAGCACCCAAAAACCGTTGACGGGCTTTATCGAGCCCGATGGGTGCGTCGTATTTGCTTGAGCCGTCACCGGTCTTTTAGCTTACCGGTTGCCTGGTGCAGTGGATCTGACGTTCGTATCAGTATTCGCCGCTGGTCCATCATACGAACGTCAGATCCAAAACCGCACTAGATTCATATTTTTGCTAGTGTCCCTTAGGTTCTGACATTCGTAAACGAGCTAGCCGCAAACTGGTACGAATGTCAGAACCGGGACGTTAGCGCTACGCTTCCCCACCTACATCGATCGGCTGCACCAGCGGTTCATGACCACTGATGAGATACCAGATCCTTCTGTCGTGGACGCTCCACACCCTCGCGTAGAGCCTCCCGGGTACATCCGGTATTTGGAGTCCAGCAGTCGCCGTAGCATCCGGTCCCGCGTTGGAGGCCTTCTAATTCTCATGAAGGCCAAGCGTATTGAGCGTCGCCTGCTGAAGGCATAGAGGTTGTTGAAACGCTCACGTCAGTAAGTTCGATCAATCAGGGAGTGGCAGATGCTTGACCAGCAGGAGATGTCGCGTCGAGAGGATCGGGCCACCTTGCATGAGGATCTCGATCGCGCCTTGATGGTCGCGTTCTGCCGGGCATTGGAAACGTCGCCCCTTATGCCGATGACGGTGTTGAGTGCCATGGCGGAGGCATTTGGTTCGGTTTACCGCCAGGTCGCTGATACTCATGACAAGGGGGAATGTCCTTGCGGATGGGAG from Nitrobacteraceae bacterium AZCC 1564 includes these protein-coding regions:
- a CDS encoding nucleoside-diphosphate-sugar epimerase (product_source=COG0451; cath_funfam=3.40.50.720; cog=COG0451; pfam=PF13460; superfamily=51735) translates to MHVFITGATGWVGSAVVKQLIGAGHRVTGLVRSDNKAAALAATGATVLHGTLDNLDVLKRAAAEADAVIHTAFNHDFSKFAENSEQDRRAIETLGSTLEGSDRPLLVTSGVAMLAPGRVATEADMPTPHPSMPRKSEATAQALAARGVHAATVRLAPSVHGLGDHGFIPILIRIARETGVSAYIGEGLNRWPGVHVQDAARLYRLALEHGVTERAYHATADEGVAFRDIAEVIGRRLGIPVESRTREHFGWFGDFAAADMPASSRHTREVLGWEPTHAGLLQDIDQPGYFDQ
- a CDS encoding transcriptional regulator with XRE-family HTH domain (product_source=COG1396; cath_funfam=1.10.260.40; cog=COG1396; pfam=PF13560,PF17765; smart=SM00530; superfamily=47413,88659), which gives rise to MADSASLGSYLKDRRLRLDPVALGFSTSRRRTPGLRREEVAQRANISATWYTWLEQGRGGAPSAHVLDRIAQALMLTDAEREHVFILGLGRAPDIRYQSNGGVTPRLQRVLDAMDATPAIVRTATWDIVAWNRAATVVLSDYDALPPKERNVLRLMFLHPHVRAAQFHWESVARFVVAVFRADAARAGAADIMKPLVDELCQASPEFAAMWRDNDVRGFGEGVKRLRHPELGELSLEYSAFAVDGRPDLAMLVYNPVGADDVDRIRSLIAAREDAAKKP
- a CDS encoding NAD-dependent SIR2 family protein deacetylase (product_source=COG0846; cath_funfam=3.40.50.1220; cog=COG0846; pfam=PF02146; superfamily=52467); translation: MSDGRALEDFIHQHRRLFVLTGAGCSTNSGIPDYRDSHGNWKRTPPITYQSFMGAEANRQRYWARSLIGWQRFGRAQPNGAHRALANLEARGGCEILLTQNVDRLHQVAGHRDVIDLHGRLDVIRCMVCGVRSPRDEFQTALARWNGTWLELDGRDAPDGDADLDHEDFSSFTVPPCASCGGILKPDVVFFGETVPRETVESAKAHMDNADGMLIVGSSLMVYSGFRFVRMAAQRGIPIAAVNLGRTRGDDLLSLKVEDQCEAALSFLL
- a CDS encoding DNA-binding transcriptional LysR family regulator (product_source=COG0583; cath_funfam=1.10.10.10,3.40.190.10; cog=COG0583; pfam=PF00126,PF03466; superfamily=46785), which produces MKALDIEAVQAFVLVADLKSFTRAAEALDTTQSAISLKIKRLEAGLGRRLLERTSRLVRLSAEGLTFLEPARSLVAAHQGAVGSFESEHRRLVVGMSHHIVGAELPRLLKQVNGSEPGVVMEMRISTSRDLVDAFDRGLLDAAVVLRHDNRRDGGEIVLEEEFGWMGLPDFEHHVGEPLRLATQAAPCSVRSMAVDALDAAGVAWTEVFVGGGIGTIGAAVSAGLAIAALGRRVAPAGTVDLSARLNLPPLPARDVILYSSVSDRLARNSLRTLAAAIRSTAV
- a CDS encoding hypothetical protein (product_source=Hypo-rule applied; pfam=PF16157) translates to MIMAHYAHRLPASLDVGQIRARAKERGPLWDVIPELYFKGFLLREKGRYGAIAHNYSSFYLWRQDDAFRDFLAAGRYKTVTDAFGRADIETRFVLDACKGNGRSARFAFKEELNIPLDDDLTRAFEWAIARNREAAMQPGTIAAAIGVDPQNWRFTHIILTENAPSGSETGTGYEVLYLAKPLLETLAEGEAA
- a CDS encoding hypothetical protein (product_source=Hypo-rule applied; transmembrane_helix_parts=Outside_1_29,TMhelix_30_52,Inside_53_59), producing MSHPFADERIARRPVQFSPVDDLPSEQSEIAAYMLGMLATSALIIGLTYAAIGLGRVLS
- a CDS encoding nicotinamidase-related amidase (product_source=COG1335; cath_funfam=3.40.50.850; cog=COG1335; pfam=PF00857; superfamily=52499), giving the protein MVVRLVLGPGRVLDRTMKQALLVVDVQPSFSVPTEIVQGISELARMLPSVATVERHDESITPFERQLGWRPGPADDSLVPTDRTFIKHGYLPPVAAIGYLRDLQVDRVLVCGIQTETCVLAAGFALFDAGLHPTLLKWLTVGSSLDRSGELGARLWEHHFGSVLLSPDQLSLG
- a CDS encoding DMSO/TMAO reductase YedYZ molybdopterin-dependent catalytic subunit (product_source=COG2041; cath_funfam=3.90.420.10; cog=COG2041; pfam=PF00174; superfamily=56524); this encodes MATTRGFTGRPRATDLSSRIPPGQHLEKDFPVLSAGPTPRIRIADWTFTLKVGPRPVKTWSWTEFNALPMTQMTRDIHCVTTWSKLDTVWEGVLVDDILKAASIEAPTPYVLAHSFDGYSTNVPMQDLAGKAMVALRFGGEPLDSDHGGPARLLVPHLYFWKSAKWLNGLQFTERDEAGFWELRGYHMYGDPWREQRYSGD
- a CDS encoding ferredoxin-NADP reductase (product_source=COG1018; cath_funfam=2.40.30.10,3.40.50.80; cog=COG1018; pfam=PF00175,PF00970; superfamily=52343,63380), coding for MSEGSVRWQTATVIDIVVRTPRIKSFFLSLEHPFEFQAGQHVDIRLTAPDGYQAMRSYSIASAPDHGTSIELAVERLDDGEVSMFMHDVIVPGDEIEVRGPLGGHFIWSVTDGGPLLLLGGGSGVVPLVSMVRHLKAANLAGSTVPVLLLLSARTWDEALFRDELLEFNKEMSGFTFVLNLTREASARGQDFGRRIDAAMAADVVKRLPGPPVHVFVCGSNAFVNAAADSALAAGIPAETIRTERYGG
- a CDS encoding MHS family citrate/tricarballylate:H+ symporter-like MFS transporter (product_source=KO:K03288; cath_funfam=1.20.1250.20; cog=COG0477; ko=KO:K03288; pfam=PF07690; superfamily=103473; transmembrane_helix_parts=Inside_1_20,TMhelix_21_43,Outside_44_57,TMhelix_58_80,Inside_81_92,TMhelix_93_110,Outside_111_124,TMhelix_125_147,Inside_148_158,TMhelix_159_181,Outside_182_190,TMhelix_191_210,Inside_211_242,TMhelix_243_265,Outside_266_279,TMhelix_280_302,Inside_303_308,TMhelix_309_331,Outside_332_335,TMhelix_336_358,Inside_359_370,TMhelix_371_393,Outside_394_402,TMhelix_403_425,Inside_426_436); protein product: MTEQLAPTIDQTSLPPPGRTTLAVTIGNMLEFYDFITYSFFAIQIGRTFFPMQGEYGSLMLSLATFGAGFITRPIGALVLGTYSDRVGRKPAMVLSFTMMGSAIILLALTPSYESIGIAAPILAIIARMVQGFSLGGEVGTTTAYLLEAAKPHRRGLAVSWQPASQQIAATIGALVGTILAETMSSAALDAYGWRIAFLLGAVCLPFGLWMRTGLPETLHLQETESVSQQSAGKPRGTVRTHLRLLILGLLVLASGTIITYVTQYMTTYAENTLHVRPGLAFATTVSSNALGLAGVLYGGWLADRYGRWPIMVWPQLVALLMTYPVFLWIVNTQSALALLGGFGVLSLIGSIPYSAFYVALAEGLPKHIRGGAFATIYAIAIAAFGGTAQLVVTWLIHVTGNALAPAWYLLFATAVGLVAMALMRETAPGRNVRPS
- a CDS encoding phosphoglycolate phosphatase-like HAD superfamily hydrolase (product_source=COG0546; cath_funfam=2.30.210.10; cog=COG0546; superfamily=58104) encodes the protein MVKPIDGQVFDLVNLEKEIEAQVHSFLPAREPRSLNVVHARNGVPTRTMPDYVQHCDGATEIGKLSAEAVVREYEAAAKEIEGMGAELIERVKQCETMTKNAFVATEEMKETAARYREEARRIFLEIENCTRMTDEVRKTCNDLKEKIAQPTPTPAA
- a CDS encoding hypothetical protein (product_source=Hypo-rule applied); translated protein: MLDQQEMSRREDRATLHEDLDRALMVAFCRALETSPLMPMTVLSAMAEAFGSVYRQVADTHDKGECPCGWEPSRAEDIEHLESTFRKAAMSPAVQRLSTMKIAGSA